One genomic segment of Entelurus aequoreus isolate RoL-2023_Sb linkage group LG25, RoL_Eaeq_v1.1, whole genome shotgun sequence includes these proteins:
- the LOC133642719 gene encoding uncharacterized protein LOC133642719: MRAERRICYSPRPQTSMSTVCLSLLISTLCFFCTTQAASEDTNGLVWKHTGKSVSILCRSRPPGPGLVFMSLLKGLRKEINVLFKMGDKNTVAEKYADRLQVKGDITSMEVVISNLTTEDTGPYWCDYKMTANFETKALNSNGSVLLVVTDEQCEPPDRTVLLVTAAVSAAVLFGVLIAFLLWIIPKIKQWHNKMGLRHVAGSEVYEDMRAARRA, translated from the exons ATGCGGGCGGAAAGACGCATCTGCTACTCTCCTAGACCTCAGACCAGCATGTCTACCGTCTGCCTGAGTCTTCTTATTAGCACCTTGTGTTTTTTCTGCACAACTCAAGCTGCATCAG AGGACACCAACGGACTGGTGTGGAAACACACCGGCAAATCCGTGTCCATCCTGTGCAGAAGCAGACCCCCTGGTCCCGGCCTGGTCTTCATGTCTTTGCTCAAAGGGCTCAGGAAGGAGATCAATGTTCTCTTCAAGATGGGTGACAAAAACACGGTGGCTGAGAAGTACGCCGACAGACTGCAGGTGAAGGGAGACATCACCTCCATGGAGGTTGTCATCTCGAACCTGACAACTGAGGACACGGGGCCGTACTGGTGCGACTACAAGATGACCGCCAATTTTGAAACAAAGGCGCTGAATAGCAATGGCTCGGTGCTCCTGGTGGTGACAG ATGAGCAGTGTGAGCCACCGGACAGGACTGTTCTCCTGGTGACCGCCGCCGTTTCAGCCGCCGTGCTGTTTGGTGTGCTCATCGCCTTCCTCCTGTGGATCATTCCCAAG ATCAAGCAGTGGCACAACAAAATGGGGCTGAGGCACGTAGCCGGCAGTGAAGTTTATGAGGACATGCGAGCGGCACGCCGAGCTTGA